A region of the Catenulispora sp. GP43 genome:
CCGCCGAGCAGGCCGTGCGGGGCGCCGACTTCCTCTACACCGACGTGTGGGTCAGCATGGGCGAATCCGACGACCAGTGGGCGGCGCGCGTCCCGCTGCTGCTGCCCTACCGCGTCACCGAGCAGCTGATCGCGGCCACCGGCAAGCCGGCGACCAAGTTCCTGCACTGCCTGCCGGCGGTCCACGACACGAACAGCGACCTCGGCCGGCGCCTGCATGAGAAGTTCGGCCTGGTCGGCGCCGAGGTCGCCGACGACGTCTTCGAGTCCGAGCGCTCCGTGGTCTTCGACCAGGCCGAGAACCGCATGCACACGATCAAGGCGGTCCTGCGGTCCGCCTTCGGAGGCTGAGATGCGCATCATGGTCGCCCTCGGCGGCAACGCGCTGCTGGAGCGCGGCGAGAAGCCCGACGCCGAGATCCAGCGCGAACACGTCCGCCGCGCAGCCGCCGCCCTGGCCCCGCTGGCCCGGGACCACCAGCTGATCATCTGTCACGGCAACGGACCGCAGGTCGGGGTGCTGGCCGTCGAGAGCGAAGCCGATCCGAACCTGAGCCGCCCCTACCCGCTGGACCTCCTCGTCGCCCAGACCCAGGGCATGATCGGCTACTGGCTGGTCCAGGAGCTCCAGGACGCGGGCGTCGAGCAGCCGGCCGTCGCCGTCCTCACCCGGGTCGTCGTCGACCGCGGCGACCCGGCCTTCGCCCGGCCGACCAAGTTCATCGGCTCCGGCTACCGCCGGGACCAGGCCGAGCGCCTGGCGGCCGAGCGGGGCTGGAGCGTCGCCGCCGACGGCGAGCGCTGGCGCCGCGTCGTGCCCTCCCCCAGGCCGCTGCGGATCCCGGAGCTGGCCTCGATCACCGGCCTGCTGGAGGCTGGGACGATCGTCGTGTGCGGCGGAGGGGGCGGGATCCCGGTCGCCGAGGACGCCTCCGGCGGCCTGGTCGGCGTCGAAGCCGTCGTCGACAAGGACCTGACCGCCGCGCACCTGGCCGTGGAGCTCGACGCCGACCGGCTGCTGGTGCTCACCGACGTGAGCGCGGTGATGCGCGACTTCGGGACCCCGCAAGCCGCGCCGATCAGCACCCTGGCCCTGGAAGACCTGCCGGATCTGCACCTGCCGGCCGGCTCGATGGGGCCCAAGGTCCAGGCGTGCGGGGCCTTCACCACGGCCACCGGCCGACCGTCGGCGATCGGGGCGCTGACCGAGGCGGCCGCG
Encoded here:
- a CDS encoding carbamate kinase encodes the protein MRIMVALGGNALLERGEKPDAEIQREHVRRAAAALAPLARDHQLIICHGNGPQVGVLAVESEADPNLSRPYPLDLLVAQTQGMIGYWLVQELQDAGVEQPAVAVLTRVVVDRGDPAFARPTKFIGSGYRRDQAERLAAERGWSVAADGERWRRVVPSPRPLRIPELASITGLLEAGTIVVCGGGGGIPVAEDASGGLVGVEAVVDKDLTAAHLAVELDADRLLVLTDVSAVMRDFGTPQAAPISTLALEDLPDLHLPAGSMGPKVQACGAFTTATGRPSAIGALTEAAAILDGSAGTTIRAHGPTPIEQFGPVAAGSRLVV